A window of the Lolium perenne isolate Kyuss_39 chromosome 7, Kyuss_2.0, whole genome shotgun sequence genome harbors these coding sequences:
- the LOC127317619 gene encoding benzoate O-methyltransferase-like — protein MEATRDVRMATGNGENSYAANSRLQEKAILETRPVLHKAIEDVYTLLSARRNTMVVADLGCSSGPNTLLVVSEVMGAIRAFTRQQSEERRGVEVQFFLNDLPGNDFNLVFRSLEHYDYLGGGKEAPPYYVAGLPGSYYRKLFPCRSVHLIHSSYSLMWRSKVPEEISNSTHLNEDNIYIGRNTPFVVIKLFQEQFQKDFELFLTLRSKELVSGGRMLLTFIGRNNEDMLMHGEVSTVFELVAKSIQSLVLKGRLEKEKLDSFNLPYYAPSVKEVKELIDRNSLFDIDHIKLFESNWDPQDDSDGNVTLDCASSGVNVAKCIRAVLEPLIVDHFGEEIIEELFFDYGSIVAKHLEKAKAKYPIIVVSLKKPMH, from the exons ATGGAGGCAACACGGGACGTTCGCATGGCTACTGGCAACGGAGAGAACAGCTACGCCGCCAACTCCAGGCTCCAA GAGAAGGCCATTTTGGAGACAAGACCGGTGCTCCACAAGGCCATAGAAGATGTGTACACGTTGCTGTCCGCCCGCCGGAACACGATGGTCGTTGCTGACCTTGGCTGCTCATCGGGTCCGAACACTCTGCTCGTTGTCTCCGAGGTGATGGGCGCGATCCGCGCCTTCACTCGCCAGCAGTCGGAAGAACGGCGTGGCGTTGAGGTGCAGTTCTTCCTGAATGACCTTCCGGGGAACGACTTCAACCTCGTCTTCCGATCACTTGAGCACTACGATTACCTCGGCGGAGGGAAGGAGGCGCCGCCCTACTATGTAGCAGGGTTGCCGGGATCCTACTACAGAAAGCTTTTCCCTTGCCGAAGCGTccacctcatccactcctcctacTCCCTCATGTGGCGTTCTAAG GTTCCCGAGGAGATCTCCAATTCCACTCACCTGAACGAAGACAACATCTACATCGGAAGGAATACTCCATTTGTTGTGATTAAGTTGTTCCAGGAACAGTTCCAAAAAGATTTTGAGTTATTTCTTACACTGCGTTCCAAAGAGCTTGTCAGTGGAGGCCGAATGTTGCTAACATTTATTGGCCGAAATAATGAAGATATGTTAATGCATGGGGAAGTAAGCACAGTGTTTGAACTGGTTGCCAAGTCAATCCAGTCTCTTGTACTAAAG GGCCGCCTGGAGAAGGAGAAGCTGGACTCATTCAACCTGCCCTACTATGCCCCATCGGTGAAAGAGGTGAAGGAATTGATCGACAGGAATAGTCTCTTTGACATTGACCACATTAAACTCTTTGAATCAAACTGGGATCCTCAAGATGACTCGGACGGTAATGTCACACTTGACTGTGCCAGCAGCGGAGTGAATGTAGCCAAGTGCATAAGGGCAGTCCTAGAGCCACTGATTGTAGACCACTTTGGCGAAGAAATTATTGAGGAGTTGTTTTTTGATTATGGCTCCATTGTTGCAAAGCATCTGGAGAAAGCGAAGGCCAAGTACCCCATCATAGTGGTGTCCTTGAAGAAGCCCATGCACTGA
- the LOC127317618 gene encoding probable long-chain-alcohol O-fatty-acyltransferase 4, with the protein MAAALMDSELGSLLKVSAAVWAAMSYVRVASAFIRPGAARLGALLPVVALFYAIPFAFSTTTFRGISAFFLCWLGTFKLLLLAAGRGPLDPFLSLHHFVFSASLPVKFQQPTSSKAKKQDPASAHSRYTLAKILISATVIPFIVYAFQFKHAMDQWQLLLIYAVCMWLSLELVLASVRTLIHGVLGMEMEPQVDRPYLASSLGDFWGRRWNLMVPAILRPSVYGPVRARFGVAAGVLVSFLVSGLMHEVIFYYMMWQPPSGDVTAFFVLHGACTAAEGWWARHAGWWRPPRVVAVPLTLAFVGGTGFWMFFPVMIRGGLDELVLHEWQGFVVLMEEAGRWLAGANGQTVSSLR; encoded by the coding sequence ATGGCGGCGGCGCTCATGGACAGCGAGCTCGGGAGCCTCTTAAAGGTCTCGGCGGCGGTGTGGGCGGCTATGTCCTACGTCCGCGTGGCATCCGCGTTCATTCGTCCAGGCGCGGCTCGCCTCGGTGCGCTACTGCCCGTTGTTGCGCTCTTCTATGCGATCCCCTTCGCCTTCTCCACCACCACGTTCCGGGGCATCTCAGCCTTCTTCCTCTGCTGGCTCGGAACCTtcaagctcctcctcctcgctgctGGCCGCGGTCCCCTGGACCCATTCCTCTCCCTCCACCACTTCGTCTTCTCCGCCTCTCTGCCCGTCAAGTTCCAGCAGCCCACCTCCTCCAAAGCAAAGAAACAAGATCCCGCTTCGGCCCATAGTCGATACACCCTCGCCAAGATCCTCATCTCCGCCACCGTTATCCCCTTCATCGTCTACGCGTTTCAGTTCAAACATGCGATGGACCAGTGGCAGCTCCTCCTCATTTACGCCGTCTGCATGTGGTTGTCCCTGGAGCTCGTCCTGGCGTCGGTCCGCACGCTGATCCACGGCGTGCTGGGGATGGAGATGGAGCCACAGGTGGACCGCCCGTACCTAGCGTCGTCGCTGGGAGATTTCTGGGGAAGGCGGTGGAACCTCATGGTACCTGCCATCCTCCGGCCGTCGGTGTACGGTCCGGTGCGCGCGCGCTTCGGTGTGGCGGCTGGCGTCCTGGTGTCGTTCCTCGTCTCCGGGCTCATGCACGAGGTGATCTTCTACTACATGATGTGGCAGCCACCCAGTGGTGATGTGACCGCGTTCTTCGTTCTGCATGGTGCGTGCACCGCGGCGGAGGGGTGGTGGGCGCGGCATGCCGGGTGGTGGCGCCCGCCGCGGGTGGTGGCGGTGCCGCTCACGCTGGCGTTCGTGGGTGGTACCGGGTTCTGGATGTTCTTCCCAGTCATGATTAGGGGCGGCCTGGACGAGCTTGTGCTGCACGAGTGGCAGGGCTTTGTGGTGCTCATGGAGGAGGCCGGACGTTGGCTCGCCGGCGCCAACGGTCAAACTGTTTCGAGCCTCCGCTGA
- the LOC127316070 gene encoding syntaxin-21-like, translating into MSFQDLEAGALRRPPLQLPQVVAHAVFQINTKVAALRHLGDALGTPKDTPALRSRLRVTRAEAARLAKITSRKLNQNADDSADATERIAPDSKSKLATDFEAALRDFQQVLHRIVAVERPIISAHAAAAALTVETQQQLLATGMEDHEAILIERELGILEAQHVITDIDDMLRNLATLVDEQDGSVDHVMCDIQKIAAEQEISGMVETPATRSSERCLMAFVLGLFLFIFVLVLYGISFISS; encoded by the coding sequence ATGAGCTTCCAGGATCTGGAGGCGGGCGCCCTGCGGCGGCCGCCGCTGCAGCTGCCGCAGGTGGTCGCGCACGCCGTGTTCCAGATCAACACCAAGGTGGCGGCGCTGCGGCACCTGGGCGACGCGCTCGGCACGCCCAAGGACACGCCCGCCCTCCGTAGCCGCCTCCGCGTGACGCGAGCGGAGGCCGCGCGGCTGGCGAAAATCACGTCGCGGAAGCTTAACCAAAACGCCGACGACAGTGCCGACGCCACCGAAAGGATAGCCCCCGACTCCAAGTCGAAGCTGGCCACGGATTTCGAGGCGGCCCTCAGGGATTTCCAGCAAGTTCTGCACCGCATCGTCGCAGTCGAGCGGCCGATAATCTCTGCTCATGCAGCCGCCGCTGCATTGACTGTGGAAACACAGCAGCAGCTTCTGGCAACTGGAATGGAAGACCATGAAGCCATCCTCATCGAGAGGGAACTGGGGATACTGGAGGCACAGCACGTGATCACCGATATCGACGACATGCTGAGAAATCTAGCGACGCTGGTGGACGAACAAGACGGCAGCGTCGATCACGTCATGTGTGACATCCAGAAGATCGCGGCGGAACAAGAGATCTCGGGGATGGTGGAGACTCCGGCGACAAGATCGTCGGAAAGATGCTTGATGGCCTTTGTCCTTGGtctcttcctcttcatcttcgtTCTGGTATTGTATGGCATATCCTTCATCAGTTCCTAA